A genome region from Trichosurus vulpecula isolate mTriVul1 chromosome 5, mTriVul1.pri, whole genome shotgun sequence includes the following:
- the CHRM2 gene encoding muscarinic acetylcholine receptor M2 — protein MQLLLTRDQVNWASGSLSEKPKMNNSTSPNSTNNGMVLASPYKTVEVIFIVLVAGSLSLVTTIGNILVMVSIKVNRHLQTVNNYFLFSLACADLIIGAFSMNLYTLYIVIGYWPLGPVVCDLWLALDYVVSNASVMNLLIISFDRYFCVTKPLTYPVKRTTKMAGMMIAAAWVLSFVLWAPAILFWQFIVGVRTVKDGECYIQFFSNAAVTFGTAIAAFYLPVIIMSVLYWHISRASKSRIKKDKKEAVANQDPVSPSLVQGRIVKPNNNNVPTSDDGLEHNKIQNGKATRDAVTENCIQGEEKESSNDSTSVSAVASNIKEDDITREENTVSTSQGHSKEENSKLTCIKIVTKTQKGDCCAPTNTTVEIVGPSGQNGDDKQNIVARKIVKMTKQPAKKKPPPSREKKVTRTILAILLAFIVTWTPYNVMVLINTFCATCVPNTVWTIGYWLCYINSTINPACYALCNATFKKTFKHLLMCNYKNIGATR, from the coding sequence GTCAATTGGGCATCTGGCTCCTTATCAGAGAAACCCAAAATGAATAATTCAACAAGCCCAAACTCAACTAACAATGGAATGGTTCTTGCAAGTCCTTATAAAACAGTCGAAGTGATATTCATTGTACTGGTGGCAGGATCACTCAGTTTGGTCACCACCATTGGAAATATCCTGGTCATGGTCTCCATTAAGGTCAATCGCCATCTCCAGACTGTCAACAACTACTTTTTATTCAGCTTGGCATGTGCTGACCTCATCATAGGCGCCTTCTCCATGAACTTATACACTCTCTACATTGTGATTGGCTACTGGCCCTTGGGGCCTGTGGTGTGCGACCTTTGGCTAGCCTTGGACTATGTTGTCAGCAATGCCTCTGTTATGAACCTACTCATCATCAGCTTTGACAGATACTTTTGTGTCACCAAACCACTAACCTATCCAGTCAAGAGGACCACCAAAATGGCAGGCATGATGATTGCAGCTGCCTGGGTCCTCTCCTTTGTACTGTGGGCACCTGCCATTCTCTTCTGGCAGTTCATTGTAGGGGTAAGGACCGTGAAGGATGGAGAGTGCTACATTCAATTTTTCTCCAATGCTGCTGTCACCTTTGGCACAGCCATTGCCGCCTTCTACTTGCCTGTGATCATCATGTCAGTCTTGTACTGGCACATATCCCGCGCCAGCAAGAGCAGgataaaaaaggacaaaaaagaagcTGTGGCAAACCAGGATCCAGTCTCTCCAAGTCTGGTCCAAGGCAGGATTGttaaaccaaacaacaacaacgtcCCCACCAGTGATGATGGGCTGGAGCATAACAAAATCCAGAATGGCAAAGCCACCAGAGATGCAGTTACTGAAAACTGTATtcaaggggaggagaaagagagttcCAATGATTCCACCTCTGTCAGTGCTGTGGCTTctaacattaaagaagatgatATAACCAGAGAGGAAAACACAgtttctacctcccagggtcattccAAAGAAGAGAATTCCAAGCTGACATGCATCAAAATTGTCACCAAGACCCAGAAGGGTGACTGCTGTGCTCCCACAAATACCACTGTAGAGATAGTTGGTCCTTCAGGACAGAATGGAGATGATAAACAGAATATTGTTGCCCGCAAGATTGTGAAGATGACTAAGCAGCCTGCAAAAAAGAAACCTCCTCCTtccagagaaaagaaagtgaCCAGGACTATCTTGGCTATCCTACTGGCTTTCATCGTCACCTGGACCCCATACAATGTCATGGTGCTTATAAACACCTTCTGTGCAACCTGTGTTCCCAATACAGTATGGACAATTGGCTACTGGCTCTGTTACATCAACAGCACCATCAACCCTGCTTGCTATGCTCTGTGTAATGCCACCTTCAAGAAAACCTTCAAACACCTTCTCATGTGTAATTACAAGAACATAGGAGCCACAAGGTAA